The Desulfomicrobium macestii genome includes a window with the following:
- a CDS encoding AIPR family protein: protein MTNDQIILAQIIKERCAESNDEISLSEYFEIYSASEILKNYDLSYDDITYGIVGDGGDGGVDSIYTFINGELLKEDTLVNSNQKKNHIELIIIQSKTSTSFKEDAIIKFRESAQDLFNLANNPDNFSKRYNAELIDKVKLFRDAYSKLARAFPKIEIRYFYTTQGAEVHPNVQGKVSKLQEDIIKMFGGAQFSFEFVGAAELLEMTRNVPSTSRVLEVDESPIGTTAGSYLCLVSLSKYYEFISDFGSLARSIFESNVRDYQGSVVVNTGIRKTLENKESENFWYLNNGVTIITPKAVMAGKQLTIEDPQIVNGLQTSHEIYQHFSQLENHEGDDRAVLVRVICEENEEARDRIIRATNSQTSIPPASLRSSDDIHRNIEDFLKANGFYYDRKKNYYKNQGMPVAKIISIPYMAQSMMAITLLKPDSARARPSTLINSDTEYKKIFSLDKSIDIYLKTIQIMKSVEFFLKPENCDIQLERKIITNIKFYVAMVVSIKLVGGAMNIESNLAQLPKVDISKEILKESMKIVLDEFNVLGATDQVAKGPVLVGKLLNY from the coding sequence ATGACAAATGACCAAATAATTCTTGCTCAAATTATAAAAGAGCGATGCGCGGAATCTAATGATGAGATTTCACTGTCGGAATATTTCGAAATATATTCAGCTTCGGAAATATTGAAAAATTATGACCTGAGTTATGACGATATTACTTACGGCATTGTCGGTGATGGCGGAGATGGGGGTGTCGACTCAATTTATACTTTTATCAATGGTGAACTGTTAAAGGAAGATACTTTAGTAAACTCTAATCAGAAAAAAAATCACATAGAATTGATTATAATTCAATCGAAAACTTCCACGTCATTTAAAGAAGATGCTATTATTAAGTTCCGTGAGTCTGCTCAAGACCTTTTTAATTTAGCAAACAATCCAGACAACTTTTCAAAAAGATATAATGCTGAATTGATCGATAAGGTAAAACTATTCAGAGATGCATATTCAAAACTTGCAAGGGCATTCCCAAAGATTGAAATCCGTTATTTTTACACTACTCAAGGCGCTGAAGTTCATCCGAATGTTCAGGGGAAAGTTTCGAAGCTCCAAGAAGATATCATTAAAATGTTCGGTGGTGCTCAGTTTTCATTTGAGTTCGTAGGCGCAGCTGAACTTCTTGAAATGACTAGAAATGTACCATCAACTTCAAGGGTGCTTGAAGTTGATGAGTCGCCGATTGGAACAACTGCAGGAAGTTATCTTTGCCTAGTTAGCTTGTCAAAATACTATGAGTTTATATCAGATTTTGGCTCATTAGCACGCAGCATTTTTGAATCGAATGTAAGGGACTATCAAGGAAGTGTTGTTGTGAATACAGGCATAAGAAAAACGCTTGAAAATAAGGAATCAGAAAATTTTTGGTATTTGAATAATGGTGTAACAATCATAACTCCTAAAGCAGTTATGGCTGGAAAGCAACTTACTATAGAAGATCCTCAGATAGTTAACGGATTGCAAACATCGCATGAAATATATCAGCATTTTTCGCAATTAGAAAATCATGAAGGCGACGACAGAGCTGTGCTTGTGAGAGTTATTTGTGAAGAGAATGAGGAAGCAAGAGATAGAATTATTCGAGCAACCAATAGCCAGACTTCAATTCCACCAGCATCATTGAGAAGCTCTGATGATATTCATAGAAATATTGAAGATTTTTTAAAAGCTAACGGATTTTATTACGACAGAAAGAAAAACTATTATAAAAATCAAGGCATGCCGGTAGCTAAAATAATAAGTATACCATATATGGCGCAATCTATGATGGCTATAACATTATTAAAACCAGATAGCGCTAGAGCAAGACCTTCAACGTTAATAAATTCTGACACAGAGTATAAAAAAATATTTAGCTTGGATAAATCTATAGATATATATTTAAAAACAATCCAAATAATGAAATCAGTTGAGTTTTTTTTAAAGCCTGAAAATTGCGATATTCAGTTAGAAAGGAAGATTATAACAAACATTAAATTTTATGTTGCAATGGTTGTTAGTATAAAGCTTGTAGGTGGTGCGATGAATATAGAGAGCAATCTTGCGCAATTACCAAAAGTTGATATTTCAAAAGAGATTTTAAAAGAATCAATGAAAATTGTTTTGGACGAATTTAATGTGTTAGGGGCTACTGATCAAGTTGCTAAGGGACCAGTGCTTGTAGGTAAACTGTTGAACTATTAG